The uncultured Desulfobulbus sp. genome window below encodes:
- a CDS encoding 5-formyltetrahydrofolate cyclo-ligase: protein MQGQTKQDRQKIRQDRLKLRNHLSKNERQLKDEQVQSRLLSSVAIMQFQHFFIYCSYRTEVDTSKLICQLLTMGKTVSVPLVRTQTASMDAVVLRDPSLELVAGYKGIPEPRSNLVPERLLDPRKVEVVLLPGSVFDHSGNRLGYGGGYYDRFLANQAPQALRVGLAYKLQLVELLPAQHHDIPMDFLVTESDIYSWPR from the coding sequence ATGCAAGGTCAAACAAAGCAAGACCGTCAAAAGATTCGTCAAGATAGATTGAAACTGCGTAATCATCTCTCAAAAAATGAGCGACAGCTAAAAGATGAACAGGTGCAAAGCAGGTTGCTCTCATCTGTTGCAATTATGCAATTTCAGCATTTTTTTATCTATTGCAGCTATCGGACAGAGGTGGACACCTCTAAACTGATTTGTCAGTTATTAACCATGGGCAAGACAGTCTCTGTCCCACTGGTCAGAACTCAAACAGCCAGCATGGATGCGGTGGTGCTCAGGGATCCTTCCCTGGAGTTGGTTGCAGGTTATAAGGGGATTCCCGAGCCAAGATCCAACCTTGTTCCGGAGAGGCTGTTAGATCCGAGGAAGGTTGAGGTGGTGCTGCTTCCCGGATCTGTCTTTGATCATTCTGGTAATCGCCTAGGTTACGGTGGGGGCTATTACGATCGATTTCTGGCAAATCAGGCACCTCAAGCCTTGCGGGTTGGATTGGCCTATAAGCTTCAGTTGGTTGAGCTTCTTCCTGCACAACATCATGATATCCCTATGGATTTTCTTGTTACCGAATCAGATATTTACAGCTGGCCGCGCTGA
- a CDS encoding UDP-2,3-diacylglucosamine diphosphatase — translation MAPQHFRSIWISDLHLGTRNLQNEKLLDFLLQTESEFLYLVGDIFDLLKAQKRWHWPKVNDQIVETILAKAANGTRVVYIPGNHDHMLRRFNGCTFNNIQIKNSVIHETIDGKRYLVMHGDKFDPIVQNSPWLASIGATAYEWLLVLNRWFNLGRKRVKCEYRSISSYLKHQVKIVVNYMGKFEEVVAEEATQYQVDGLICGHIHRAGIREINNILYTNAGDWVESCTALAENASGRLGIIEWHNQHPILEAACGKSYEDLYRNRCLASTN, via the coding sequence ATGGCGCCACAACACTTTCGATCCATCTGGATCTCCGATCTGCACCTGGGTACCCGCAATCTGCAAAACGAGAAACTCCTGGACTTTCTTTTGCAGACCGAATCCGAGTTTCTTTATCTGGTGGGTGATATTTTTGATCTGCTCAAGGCGCAGAAACGATGGCACTGGCCCAAGGTGAACGATCAGATTGTTGAGACCATTCTTGCCAAAGCGGCCAATGGAACCAGGGTGGTCTACATTCCGGGTAACCATGACCACATGCTCCGTAGATTTAACGGATGTACCTTTAATAACATACAAATTAAAAATTCTGTCATCCATGAAACTATTGATGGCAAGCGTTACCTGGTCATGCATGGGGACAAGTTTGACCCCATTGTCCAGAACTCCCCCTGGCTCGCTTCAATAGGAGCCACTGCCTACGAGTGGCTTTTGGTGCTCAATCGCTGGTTCAACCTGGGCCGTAAACGCGTCAAGTGCGAGTACCGCTCTATATCTTCCTACCTTAAACACCAGGTCAAGATAGTGGTGAACTACATGGGAAAATTTGAGGAGGTTGTGGCCGAGGAGGCTACACAATACCAGGTGGATGGGCTCATCTGCGGCCATATTCACCGGGCAGGTATTCGGGAAATAAACAATATCCTTTACACCAACGCAGGTGATTGGGTGGAAAGCTGTACAGCCCTGGCTGAAAATGCATCTGGCCGTCTTGGTATCATTGAATGGCATAATCAACATCCCATTTTGGAGGCCGCTTGCGGTAAATCCTATGAAGATCTGTATCGCAACCGATGCCTGGCATCCACAAATTAA
- the gyrB gene encoding DNA topoisomerase (ATP-hydrolyzing) subunit B, protein MSDLSNTSYGADQIKVLDGLEAVRKRPSMYIGNTGVQGLHHLIYEVVDNSIDEALAGYCSKISITINADNSVTVEDNGRGIPVDMHPTENMSGLELVMTTLHAGGKFDHSTYKVSGGLHGVGVSVVNALSVETSAVVHRNGTIYKQSYTYGERTGDLEEIGSCEDSGTKIYFKPDPEIFTETTVFEYEIVKNRLRELAFLNKNILIVLKDERDGAEDSFHFEGGIVSYVEYLNRNRTVVHPAPVLITGERDDVQVDICLQYFDGYSERLFSFVNNINTKEGGSHVAGFRAALTKCINRYASDDVVPKNLKEKLGGDDVREGLACIISVRVPNPQFEGQTKTKLGNSEVKSIVESLCNEKLGSYLEENPQVAKAILSKAVEAARARDAARKARDLSRKKGSVSVMMAGKLAECQSKDPAQRELFIVEGDSAGGSAKQGRDRSIQAILPLRGKIMNVEKARFDKILGSEEIRQLVASLGTGIGDEEFDLEKLRYHKIIIMTDADVDGAHIRTLLLTFFYRQMLPLIENGHVYIGQPPLYRLGRGKKEQYFLDDEELNGYLYSQASQILRIQTEKEVEIAQDEMIGMLKKLSAFARVLAYLERMNIQESMTLFMLAENVHTASQFENREFVEELAKKLEGKASYIGPIRPCIWRPACFEFDVTFVGESHLTAVFGPNIPLINEFRHALELYTSIREYLQNSFTLIRTSTSGQETVIDVENWRRLIEVVREETFKGSHLQRYKGLGEMNPEQLWDTTMNPENRALVQVKIDDVALTDDIFTTLMGDKVEPRRDFIQNHALEVADLDI, encoded by the coding sequence GTGAGTGATTTAAGCAACACTTCTTATGGTGCGGACCAGATTAAGGTTCTTGATGGACTTGAGGCTGTTCGCAAAAGACCATCCATGTACATCGGCAATACCGGTGTTCAGGGTCTGCATCATCTCATCTACGAGGTGGTTGATAACTCCATTGATGAGGCACTGGCTGGCTACTGCTCTAAAATTAGCATAACCATCAATGCCGATAATTCGGTAACCGTTGAGGATAATGGTCGTGGTATTCCGGTGGATATGCACCCCACTGAGAATATGTCCGGTCTGGAATTGGTCATGACCACCCTCCATGCCGGAGGTAAATTTGACCACTCAACCTATAAGGTCTCCGGTGGTCTCCATGGTGTTGGTGTTTCTGTTGTCAACGCCCTAAGCGTAGAAACCAGTGCTGTGGTGCACCGAAACGGTACTATTTACAAACAGTCTTACACGTATGGTGAACGGACCGGTGACCTTGAAGAAATAGGAAGCTGCGAGGATTCCGGAACCAAAATCTATTTTAAACCAGATCCTGAAATTTTTACCGAAACAACGGTGTTTGAGTATGAAATAGTTAAAAACCGTCTGCGGGAGCTGGCCTTTCTCAATAAAAATATTCTTATCGTTCTTAAGGATGAACGTGATGGTGCCGAAGATTCCTTTCATTTTGAAGGCGGCATCGTTTCCTACGTTGAGTACCTCAACAGAAACCGGACAGTTGTCCACCCTGCTCCGGTACTGATAACCGGTGAACGTGATGATGTTCAGGTGGATATCTGTTTACAGTATTTTGATGGCTATTCTGAACGTCTTTTTTCTTTTGTAAATAATATCAATACAAAAGAAGGCGGTTCTCACGTTGCTGGTTTTCGCGCTGCACTCACCAAGTGTATCAACCGTTACGCGAGTGACGATGTTGTTCCCAAAAATCTCAAAGAAAAGCTGGGTGGAGATGATGTGCGAGAAGGACTAGCCTGTATCATCTCGGTGCGTGTGCCTAACCCTCAGTTTGAAGGGCAGACCAAAACCAAACTGGGCAACTCCGAGGTTAAATCCATTGTCGAATCCCTCTGTAATGAAAAGCTTGGATCCTACCTCGAAGAAAATCCACAGGTAGCCAAGGCTATTCTCAGTAAGGCAGTAGAAGCAGCCCGGGCCCGTGACGCAGCCCGTAAAGCCCGCGACCTTTCCCGGAAAAAAGGCTCTGTCTCGGTGATGATGGCAGGCAAACTTGCCGAATGCCAGTCCAAGGATCCAGCCCAACGCGAGCTCTTCATCGTTGAGGGTGACTCGGCAGGTGGTTCGGCCAAACAGGGACGGGATCGTTCGATTCAGGCCATCCTACCCCTGCGGGGTAAGATCATGAACGTCGAGAAAGCACGCTTTGATAAAATTCTCGGTTCCGAAGAGATCAGACAACTGGTGGCCTCACTGGGAACCGGCATTGGGGATGAAGAGTTTGATCTCGAAAAACTCCGCTATCATAAAATTATCATCATGACCGATGCGGATGTTGACGGTGCCCATATTCGTACCCTGCTGCTGACCTTTTTCTATCGTCAGATGTTGCCTCTGATTGAAAACGGGCACGTTTATATTGGCCAACCGCCCCTCTACAGGTTGGGCAGAGGAAAAAAAGAACAGTATTTTCTCGATGATGAGGAACTCAACGGCTACCTCTACAGTCAGGCCAGCCAGATTCTGCGCATTCAGACCGAAAAAGAGGTTGAAATTGCTCAGGATGAAATGATCGGTATGCTGAAAAAACTCTCAGCATTTGCCCGCGTGCTTGCCTACCTGGAACGGATGAATATTCAGGAATCCATGACCCTCTTCATGCTGGCCGAAAATGTTCACACCGCTTCTCAGTTCGAAAACCGCGAATTTGTGGAAGAGCTGGCCAAAAAACTCGAAGGCAAGGCCTCCTATATTGGCCCGATTCGCCCCTGTATCTGGCGTCCTGCCTGCTTTGAGTTTGACGTCACCTTTGTAGGTGAATCTCATCTAACAGCAGTCTTTGGGCCCAATATTCCGCTGATCAACGAATTTCGTCACGCTCTGGAGCTCTATACTAGTATTCGTGAATATCTTCAGAACAGCTTTACCCTTATTCGCACCAGCACCTCCGGTCAGGAAACGGTTATCGATGTTGAAAACTGGCGTCGCCTGATAGAGGTTGTCCGTGAGGAAACATTTAAGGGATCCCACCTCCAGCGCTATAAAGGTCTGGGTGAGATGAATCCGGAACAGCTCTGGGATACGACGATGAACCCGGAAAACAGGGCTCTGGTGCAGGTCAAGATCGATGATGTTGCTTTGACCGACGATATATTTACCACGCTCATGGGAGATAAAGTCGAACCGCGTCGTGATTTTATACAAAATCATGCCCTTGAAGTCGCGGATCTGGACATATAA
- a CDS encoding prolipoprotein diacylglyceryl transferase family protein produces the protein MNHWLFLTGSSLLFVLMIIFGWRYLPAERFQILASVPVSRDAKGQWKGVNFTWYGLLLATSAIIGISYVLVLSLAAGLAMGPLLAMLLAVIVLCVPAARWVARLVEKKQYTFTIGGAFFCGLVATPLILLMVNLGCWLLGYPPLPLQITLAALSIGYIIGEGLGRLACISFGCCYGKPLYQCGKVLAFLFDKPALVFSGPTKKAVYEGNLAGIKLIPIQGITCLIYTATGVVGCFFFLNGKYRSAFLLCLLVSQIWRVISEIFRSDFRGFSSISAYQKMGIAAVVYGILLCLVTPIPALPLPDIASGIHSMLNPLLILGLQTIWFGLFIHFGRSMVTGSTLSFKVHHTCV, from the coding sequence ATGAACCATTGGCTCTTTCTTACAGGCTCAAGTCTCCTTTTTGTCCTGATGATTATTTTCGGTTGGCGCTACCTTCCCGCGGAACGTTTTCAGATACTTGCCTCGGTTCCTGTGAGCCGTGATGCAAAAGGACAATGGAAAGGGGTCAACTTTACCTGGTACGGACTCTTGCTTGCCACCTCGGCCATTATTGGCATCAGCTATGTCCTTGTGCTCTCATTGGCTGCTGGCCTGGCCATGGGACCACTGCTTGCCATGCTCCTTGCGGTGATAGTCCTCTGTGTTCCTGCGGCCCGCTGGGTTGCCCGTCTGGTGGAAAAAAAACAGTATACCTTTACCATCGGCGGTGCTTTTTTCTGCGGCCTGGTGGCAACCCCCCTTATTCTCCTGATGGTCAATTTGGGCTGCTGGTTGCTTGGATATCCCCCCCTCCCCCTCCAGATAACCCTTGCAGCCCTGTCCATTGGCTACATCATCGGTGAGGGGTTGGGCCGCCTTGCCTGTATCAGCTTTGGTTGTTGTTATGGCAAGCCGCTCTATCAGTGCGGAAAAGTGCTCGCTTTTCTTTTTGATAAACCAGCGTTAGTTTTTTCTGGCCCCACCAAAAAAGCCGTCTACGAAGGTAACCTCGCCGGAATAAAACTTATCCCCATCCAAGGTATTACCTGCCTGATTTATACCGCCACCGGCGTGGTTGGTTGCTTCTTTTTTCTTAACGGAAAATACCGAAGTGCATTTTTGCTCTGTCTGCTGGTTTCTCAAATCTGGCGGGTTATCTCCGAAATTTTTCGCTCGGATTTTCGAGGGTTCAGCTCGATTTCCGCCTATCAGAAAATGGGAATCGCTGCTGTGGTCTATGGCATTCTCCTCTGTCTGGTGACACCCATTCCGGCTCTTCCCTTACCCGATATCGCATCTGGGATACATTCAATGCTCAATCCTCTCTTGATCCTTGGCTTACAAACCATCTGGTTTGGCCTCTTCATTCATTTTGGACGCAGTATGGTCACCGGTTCTACCCTGTCTTTTAAAGTGCATCATACCTGCGTTTAA
- a CDS encoding glycosyltransferase family 1 protein: MKICIATDAWHPQINGVVTTLTRTSQTLRAWGHEVKILSPDQFKTIPCPTYPEIRLSMVSCATIGKMLQQFAPDAVHIATEGPIGWTTRRSCRKLGLKFTTSYHTRFPEYVRMRAPVPMRMSYALMRGFHQVAERTMAAPTIIDELAERKFPHLVPWSRGVDTTLFRPGEESALLNAEPHFVYMGRVAPEKNLPAFLNIELPGKKWVIGDGPSLAQLKTQYPEVRFFGAKKGEDLARHLAMADVFVFPSLTDTYGLVLLEANACGVPVAAFPVTGPQYLVQEGVNGALDTDLQAAALRALTVSRNTCRQVAEKYSWETCTQQFLSNLALNTASIQVTHRRPVSLSAASCKYLIR, encoded by the coding sequence ATGAAGATCTGTATCGCAACCGATGCCTGGCATCCACAAATTAATGGCGTCGTTACCACCCTTACCCGTACAAGTCAGACACTACGTGCCTGGGGGCATGAGGTTAAGATCCTGAGTCCGGATCAGTTCAAAACCATCCCCTGCCCTACTTATCCAGAAATTCGTCTTTCCATGGTCTCTTGTGCAACCATTGGAAAAATGTTGCAGCAATTTGCACCTGATGCAGTCCATATAGCCACAGAAGGTCCCATTGGCTGGACCACTAGACGCAGCTGCCGCAAACTCGGATTGAAATTTACCACCTCCTATCACACCCGTTTTCCTGAATACGTTCGCATGCGGGCACCGGTTCCCATGCGCATGAGTTATGCCTTGATGCGCGGGTTTCACCAAGTAGCGGAGCGGACCATGGCAGCTCCCACCATTATCGATGAGCTTGCAGAACGAAAGTTTCCCCATCTGGTTCCCTGGTCGCGCGGGGTGGATACAACACTGTTTCGTCCCGGTGAAGAATCTGCCTTACTCAATGCAGAGCCTCATTTCGTCTATATGGGCAGGGTAGCCCCAGAAAAAAATTTGCCTGCTTTTCTTAATATTGAACTGCCTGGGAAAAAATGGGTTATCGGGGATGGTCCAAGCCTTGCGCAGCTCAAAACGCAGTACCCGGAGGTGCGTTTCTTTGGTGCAAAGAAGGGAGAGGATCTAGCCAGGCATCTCGCCATGGCGGATGTGTTTGTTTTTCCCAGCCTGACAGACACCTATGGCCTGGTCTTGCTTGAGGCCAATGCCTGCGGTGTTCCGGTGGCTGCTTTTCCCGTAACCGGTCCTCAATATCTGGTTCAGGAAGGGGTTAACGGCGCGCTTGATACCGATCTTCAGGCTGCTGCCCTGCGTGCACTCACGGTCTCACGGAATACATGTCGCCAGGTTGCCGAGAAGTACTCCTGGGAGACCTGCACCCAACAATTTTTAAGCAACCTGGCTTTGAATACAGCTTCTATCCAGGTCACACATAGACGCCCTGTTTCTCTCAGCGCGGCCAGCTGTAAATATCTGATTCGGTAA
- the dnaN gene encoding DNA polymerase III subunit beta translates to MAFQFNINRDDLLRGISAQQNITSKKGTLAILSNVLVEVEQEQIVLTGTDLEIGLKLSIPAEVIETGVLTLPAKKLFEITRESNSSTFSFKELEKNWVEITAGPSVYRLAGMVADEFPQFPEYDEDAMISMDSGIMVDLVDKTIFSIAQDKENMFTLTAALLQKVQEGEQLSLKMITSDGHRLTIMNKDVDPSLDALNLEATLIPRRGVQEIRKFCENRNIFSFGVEEKQAVLKSDDSLLIIRLMEGDFPDFQGLLNVLSKDNSIHIDRTRFLESLKRINLFTEDLFHAIKMDVTNNKIVLTSQNADFGSAKDEFDVEYAGEGLSLGFNCRYFIDTLQVMEGETVIASINNQESPCMITSEEDPGFLSVIMPMKL, encoded by the coding sequence ATGGCCTTCCAGTTTAACATAAACCGAGATGATCTCCTGCGTGGAATCAGTGCTCAGCAGAACATTACCAGTAAAAAAGGGACGTTAGCTATCCTTTCCAATGTGCTGGTCGAGGTTGAACAGGAACAGATAGTTCTCACGGGAACCGATTTGGAAATAGGCTTAAAATTGTCCATTCCTGCAGAGGTTATTGAAACTGGTGTCCTGACCCTCCCTGCCAAAAAACTCTTCGAAATAACCCGAGAATCGAACTCCTCCACCTTTTCTTTTAAGGAATTGGAAAAAAACTGGGTTGAGATAACCGCGGGTCCTAGTGTCTATCGATTGGCAGGTATGGTTGCCGATGAGTTTCCCCAGTTTCCTGAATATGACGAAGATGCCATGATTTCCATGGACAGCGGTATCATGGTTGACCTGGTGGATAAAACCATCTTTTCGATAGCTCAGGACAAAGAGAACATGTTTACCCTCACAGCTGCTCTTCTCCAGAAGGTGCAGGAAGGCGAGCAACTGAGTCTAAAAATGATCACCTCCGATGGACATCGTCTCACCATCATGAATAAAGATGTGGATCCAAGTCTTGATGCACTCAACCTGGAAGCCACTCTTATTCCCCGGAGAGGCGTCCAGGAAATCCGTAAGTTTTGTGAAAACCGCAATATCTTTTCTTTCGGTGTCGAAGAAAAACAGGCTGTTCTCAAAAGTGACGATTCACTGCTCATCATCCGCTTAATGGAAGGCGATTTTCCCGACTTTCAAGGTCTGCTCAATGTGCTCTCCAAAGATAACTCCATTCATATTGATCGAACCCGTTTTCTTGAAAGTTTGAAACGGATCAACCTCTTTACCGAGGACCTCTTTCATGCCATCAAGATGGATGTGACCAATAATAAAATAGTACTGACCTCTCAAAATGCCGATTTTGGTTCGGCCAAGGATGAATTTGATGTGGAATACGCAGGTGAAGGGCTCTCTCTTGGCTTCAACTGTCGCTACTTCATCGATACTTTGCAGGTTATGGAGGGAGAAACAGTCATAGCCTCTATTAATAACCAGGAAAGTCCCTGCATGATCACTTCTGAAGAAGATCCCGGATTTTTAAGCGTGATTATGCCCATGAAACTTTAA
- a CDS encoding YeeE/YedE thiosulfate transporter family protein: MESLKVLWQKIKHLYKVLCQEEWNATTTGIIVAILSILVMAWWRPWGAVGAIRNWGDWMLVGIGLYDPEPFEELNKSIWFNSGSVIGLGFIGGAFISACLGGQFAFRFPPIREYVKAIAAGILMGIGATLAGGCNIGGMYNAIGNLAANGFAMWVGLVPGVIFGLWLLYKEMEHISWGSGGSWTLEIPYFLQWVFGIAGVVGLIYAAMYYVNFDGDDYVEYINSLPGLLLIAAGLGYAMQRGRWCMIQGFREPHMTGDCKMAKSVGLSILIVAVGAAVLKYGVAVRMDGDPILNPMYYVRGTFGWGGVVGGFIFGLGAMLAGGCGSGTLWRVGEGQIKLWLVVPFFGLSNSLMSKWFAAYDFEGEGYLGSSIYLPDVMGYGYTMALIVGFITLWYLVVTWNEDTNKLLLPM; encoded by the coding sequence ATGGAAAGTTTGAAGGTTTTATGGCAAAAAATTAAGCACTTGTACAAGGTGCTCTGTCAAGAGGAGTGGAATGCGACCACCACAGGTATCATTGTCGCCATTCTCAGTATTCTGGTTATGGCCTGGTGGCGTCCTTGGGGTGCTGTTGGCGCGATCCGTAACTGGGGTGACTGGATGCTGGTTGGCATTGGTCTCTATGATCCCGAACCCTTTGAAGAGTTGAATAAATCTATCTGGTTTAACTCTGGTTCGGTTATCGGTCTTGGCTTCATTGGGGGCGCGTTCATTTCTGCCTGTCTCGGCGGACAGTTCGCTTTCCGTTTCCCACCGATTCGTGAGTATGTCAAGGCTATCGCCGCTGGTATCCTCATGGGTATTGGTGCGACCCTGGCCGGTGGTTGTAACATCGGTGGTATGTACAATGCTATCGGTAACCTGGCGGCCAACGGTTTTGCCATGTGGGTTGGTCTGGTTCCCGGTGTAATTTTTGGTCTCTGGCTGCTCTACAAAGAGATGGAGCACATCAGCTGGGGCAGTGGCGGATCCTGGACCCTGGAAATTCCCTATTTCCTGCAGTGGGTTTTCGGTATAGCCGGTGTGGTTGGTCTGATCTACGCCGCAATGTATTATGTCAACTTTGATGGCGATGATTATGTCGAGTACATCAATTCTCTTCCCGGCCTGCTGTTGATCGCCGCTGGTCTTGGTTACGCTATGCAGCGTGGTCGCTGGTGTATGATCCAGGGCTTCCGTGAGCCGCACATGACCGGTGACTGCAAGATGGCAAAATCTGTTGGTCTGTCCATCCTCATTGTCGCTGTTGGTGCCGCTGTTTTGAAATACGGCGTAGCTGTTCGTATGGACGGCGACCCCATCCTCAACCCCATGTACTATGTTCGCGGAACCTTTGGTTGGGGTGGTGTTGTTGGTGGTTTCATTTTTGGTCTGGGCGCCATGCTCGCCGGTGGTTGTGGTTCTGGAACCCTGTGGCGTGTTGGTGAAGGACAGATCAAGCTCTGGCTGGTTGTTCCCTTCTTCGGCCTGTCCAACTCTCTGATGAGTAAATGGTTTGCCGCCTATGATTTTGAGGGTGAGGGGTATCTGGGAAGTTCCATTTATCTCCCCGATGTCATGGGCTATGGCTACACCATGGCGCTGATCGTTGGTTTCATTACCCTCTGGTACCTGGTTGTGACCTGGAACGAGGACACCAACAAACTGTTGTTACCGATGTAA
- a CDS encoding sulfurtransferase TusA family protein produces the protein MSDVKVAPEGLDVAAVLDARGLSCPMPLLRTKKEIGKIDAGQILHIQGTDPGSRNDIPGWCERAGHEYLGEKEESGYISFFIKKG, from the coding sequence ATGAGTGACGTTAAAGTAGCACCCGAAGGTCTGGATGTTGCCGCTGTTCTGGATGCACGTGGTCTGAGCTGCCCCATGCCGCTGCTGCGTACCAAAAAAGAAATCGGTAAAATTGATGCCGGACAGATTCTCCATATCCAGGGTACTGATCCTGGCTCCCGTAATGACATCCCTGGTTGGTGTGAGCGTGCAGGTCACGAGTACCTGGGCGAGAAGGAAGAGTCTGGTTACATCAGTTTCTTCATCAAAAAAGGATGA
- a CDS encoding phosphatidylserine decarboxylase, translating into MEHQFIERASGSIISEQFLGDQSIDLLYNRVREQAPGLFRALTSQRMSAVLGFLHFDINLPVLGATGLDLLKKMGVNWRECLASHQSFTTPRQVFERQIRYWDCRPMDEDLSVVVSPADAKVLIGNLHDVPELFIKEKFFSARELLGPNSRWVENFAGGDFAIFRLTPDKYHYNHVPVSGEVEEIYTIDGDCHSCNPGAQISLASIHAKNKRVVTLINTDVPNGSQVGLVAMVEVVALMIGDIVQCYSPHRYDDPQPVTKGMFLTKGFPKSLYRPGSSTDILLFQQGRIAFSEDLQNNTVRSDVQSRFSAGLGRPLVETDLQVRSSVAIAAC; encoded by the coding sequence ATGGAACATCAATTCATAGAACGAGCAAGTGGATCCATCATCAGTGAACAGTTCCTTGGCGATCAGTCAATTGATCTTCTCTATAACCGTGTACGAGAACAGGCCCCTGGACTCTTTCGTGCCCTGACCTCCCAGCGTATGTCTGCTGTGCTTGGATTTTTACACTTTGACATCAATCTGCCGGTCCTGGGTGCCACCGGGCTCGATCTCCTAAAAAAAATGGGAGTAAACTGGAGGGAATGTCTGGCCTCACACCAGAGTTTCACCACGCCCCGTCAGGTCTTTGAACGACAGATTCGTTACTGGGATTGCCGCCCCATGGACGAAGATCTATCTGTTGTTGTCTCTCCGGCCGATGCCAAGGTGCTCATTGGAAACCTTCATGATGTTCCTGAACTCTTCATCAAGGAAAAATTTTTTTCAGCCAGGGAGTTATTGGGGCCGAATTCACGATGGGTGGAAAATTTTGCTGGGGGTGATTTTGCAATCTTTCGCCTCACCCCGGATAAATATCATTACAACCATGTGCCGGTCAGTGGTGAAGTCGAAGAAATCTACACGATTGATGGTGATTGCCACTCCTGCAACCCGGGCGCTCAGATATCCCTGGCCTCTATTCATGCCAAGAATAAACGGGTGGTGACGCTCATTAATACCGATGTTCCAAATGGATCTCAGGTTGGTCTGGTTGCCATGGTTGAGGTGGTCGCGCTCATGATTGGTGATATCGTGCAGTGCTACTCGCCCCACCGTTATGATGATCCCCAACCGGTAACCAAAGGTATGTTTTTGACTAAAGGCTTCCCCAAAAGCCTCTATCGACCGGGAAGCTCCACCGATATCCTTCTTTTTCAGCAGGGGCGCATCGCCTTTAGTGAGGATCTGCAAAACAACACTGTCCGCTCTGATGTGCAGAGTCGCTTTTCTGCAGGGCTCGGTCGACCGCTGGTGGAAACCGATCTTCAGGTGCGATCAAGTGTGGCTATTGCCGCTTGCTGA
- a CDS encoding serine hydrolase: MENQINKMLDALGGEGVAEGVFCGMSAGVSIGPQKSRFRCFTSSGKTRQDKQGKIVLANTLFDLASLTKPLSTVLTTLILISQGRLDWDTPLESYLQGKLPGIAVHHLLSHCSGLPAYQPYYQQFAPTQLAENSNKLVELMANEPLTYSTGGDSLYSDLGFILLGKMIERSADRNLNTLFKEFISEPLGREKELLFLPLGEGNIERAQEIAATEVCPWRGYTLQGEVHDEHCWLMGGVAGHAGLFGTVEVVMELCECILDLWKGSMSHPYLDAKILQYALQKKRPGSDWCLGFDTPSPGGSSSGQYFSAASVGHLGFSGTSFWIDPVKEVIVVLLTNRVHPTRENLKIRSFRPRFHDRIMEVLARYQ, encoded by the coding sequence ATGGAAAATCAGATAAATAAAATGCTTGATGCCCTGGGGGGGGAAGGGGTGGCTGAGGGTGTATTTTGTGGTATGTCTGCCGGAGTGAGTATTGGCCCTCAAAAAAGTCGTTTTCGCTGTTTCACCAGTTCAGGAAAAACACGGCAGGATAAGCAGGGAAAGATAGTTTTGGCCAATACACTCTTTGATCTGGCCTCATTGACCAAGCCCCTTTCCACAGTGCTGACCACCCTTATACTTATCAGTCAGGGAAGACTTGACTGGGATACGCCCCTTGAGAGCTACCTGCAGGGGAAGCTTCCTGGTATTGCCGTTCACCATCTCTTAAGTCATTGCTCCGGATTGCCGGCTTATCAACCGTATTACCAGCAATTTGCTCCCACCCAGCTGGCCGAAAATTCAAATAAACTTGTGGAGCTTATGGCAAACGAACCCTTAACCTATTCAACAGGGGGCGATTCGCTATACAGCGATTTGGGGTTCATCCTCTTAGGGAAGATGATTGAACGGAGCGCAGACAGAAATCTTAATACCCTGTTTAAAGAGTTCATTTCCGAACCACTGGGGAGGGAAAAAGAGCTTTTGTTTTTACCACTTGGTGAGGGGAATATTGAAAGGGCGCAGGAAATAGCGGCAACGGAAGTCTGTCCCTGGAGAGGGTACACGCTCCAAGGGGAAGTCCACGACGAGCATTGCTGGCTTATGGGAGGGGTGGCAGGTCACGCGGGCCTTTTTGGCACTGTAGAGGTCGTCATGGAGCTCTGTGAGTGCATTTTGGATCTGTGGAAAGGGAGCATGTCGCATCCGTACCTGGATGCAAAAATCCTCCAATATGCTCTGCAAAAGAAAAGACCGGGGTCTGATTGGTGTCTAGGGTTTGATACACCAAGCCCGGGAGGATCAAGCAGCGGTCAATATTTTTCAGCAGCCAGTGTTGGCCACCTGGGATTCAGCGGGACTTCTTTTTGGATTGATCCGGTAAAAGAGGTGATCGTGGTTTTGTTGACCAACAGAGTGCATCCCACACGGGAGAATCTAAAAATACGGAGTTTTCGGCCTCGATTTCACGACCGAATTATGGAGGTCCTCGCCCGTTATCAGTGA